The following DNA comes from Enterocloster bolteae.
TTATCAGGGGAATGTTTGATATTAACCCCAAACTGATCGGCCTGGTCATCAGAGGGATTGAGATTCGCTCCGTGGATGATTTGGAAACGTTTATCAGGGAGAATGAGATTCAGATTGCTGCTCTGACCATCCCGAAGACAAAGGCGCCGGAGATTGCGGACCGCCTGGTAAACGCGGGAATCAGGGCTATCTGGAATTTTGCCCATACGGATTTGGTGGTACCGGAGGATGTGGTGGTGGAGAATGTGCACCTGTCCGAGAGCCTGATGCGTCTTTCCTACCGGGTCAGCAGCATGTATGACCTGCAGGAGGAGAAAAAGAACGCGTTAAAGTAAATGTTTAGGAAGACAGCACCATGATACTTGGAGTTGGAACAGATTTAATTGAAATCAGACGCATGGAAAAAGCCTGTAAAAAGGATTATTTTGTGGTGCGTACATTTACGGATATGGAAAGCCGGCAAGCAAAGGGGTCCGCCTCTAAGCTGGCCGGCTCTTTTGCTGTGAAGGAAGCGGTTGCCAAGGCTTTGGGGACAGGGTTTCGGACCTTCATGCCCATCGACGTGGAGGTGCTCAGGGATGATATGGGAAAACCCTATGTCCGCCTTTACAGAGGGGCCCTTAAGCGGTTTCAGGAGATGGGAATGGAGCGTCTGGAGGTGTCCATCACCAATACAAGGGAATACGCCATGGCGTTTGCAGTGGGAGAAGGAAGGATAAAGGAGGTACAGCCAAATGAGGATGCTGGTAACGGGAAAACAGATGAAGGCCATTGACGCATACACCATCCACACCATAGGAATCCCCTCCCTGGTCCTGATGGAGCGGGCAGCTCTTAAGGTGGCCCTGGCAGCGGAGCGCCTGTGGGAAAAGGGGGATGTAATCTGGGCGGTGTGCGGCACCGGCAACAACGGGGCCGACGGTGTGGCGGCAGCCAGAATGCTTCATCTAAAAGGATATCCGGTGCGTGTATTTCTGGTGGGAAATCCGGATAAGGGAACAGAGGAATTCAGGACGCAGCTTAAGATTGCAGGCAACGTGGGACTTTTCACTCTGCCGTGGCAGGAGGGGGAGAAGGAAGAATGCGGCCTTCTCATAGACGCGGTGTTCGGCGTGGGACTGAGCCGCCCTGTGGAGGGGGATTACAGGCAGTGTATCGAAATGCTTGCGTCCAAGTCCATCCGCAGCACTGTGGCGGTGGATGTGCCTTCCGGCATTCATGGGGATACGGGAACTGTCATGGGCATAGCCCTGTGGGCGGACCTGACGGTTACCTTTGGATGGGAGAAAACCGGGACAGCCCTGTATCCGGGCCGGGAGTACGCGGGCCGGGTGGAGGTGGCTGATATCGGATTTCCCGGACAGGCCCTGGAGGCGGTGAAGGAAGCAGAGGGGACGGCGGCAGGAGATTTTGCCGTTACCTACAGTGATGATGATTTGAAACGGATACCCAGGCGCCCTGCCTATTCCAACAAGGGAACCTTTGGAAAGGTGCTGATTGTGGCAGGCTCTAAGAATATGTGCGGGGCCGCCTACCTGAGCGCTTTATCCGCATACAGGACAGGGGCGGGACTGGTAAAACTGCTTACGGTGGAGGAAAACCGTCAGATTCTCCAGGAACGCCTGCCTGAGGCCATCATAGCCACCTACACCCCTGACCAGCTCATGGAGGGCAGGGATGAATTCAGGAAGATGATAGAAGCCCAGATGGAATGGGCTGACGTGGTGGTGCTGGGACCGGGACTGGGAAACGGACCCTATGTGGAATATCTGGTGGAGGATATACTGACCAGCGCGTTCGTGCCTGTCATCATTGACGCCGACGGCCTGAATGCCATAGCGGGTCATCCATATCTTACCTCCTACTATACAGAGAACATTATCGTGACGCCCCATCTGGGAGAAATGGCCCGTCTTACAGGGGAGGGAATCGATCAGATTAAGGAGAACCTGGCAGCCACGGCCCTGGAGTATGCGGGCCGCTACGGCCTTACCTGCGTGTTAAAGGACGCCGCCACTGTGACTGCGGGACGGGACGGGAACCTGTACATCAACTCCAGCGGCAACAGCGCCATGGCAAAGGCAGGCTCCGGCGACGTGCTCACAGGCATCATAGCAGGTCTGATAGCCATTGGCATGGAGGAAGAGGAGGCGGCCTGTCTGGGTGTATATCTTCATGGACGGGCAGGGGACGCGGCTGCCTCTAAAAGCGGCGCCCACAGCCTGCTGGCTTCGGAACTGGCGGATGCTGTTGGCAGTGTGATGACCATGGTGTGACGGTCATGGTGTGCGGCTGGGGTGTGACAGTCATGGTGTGCGGCTGGGGTGTGATGGCCATGGTGTGCGGCTGGGGTGTGACAGTCATGGTGTGACGGCCAGGGCGTGACAGCCAAGGTGTGACAACTGCGGTGCAGCATCCGTTCCGCCGCGCCAAATAATAAAATGAGATTGAAAATGGGCCGGAACAGAGGCCCGTGACACAGGAGGCAACAACAATGAATTCTTACAGCAGAGTTTACGCATCCATTGACCTGGATGCGGTGGAATCCAATATGAGGGCAATGAAGGACAGTCTGCCTCCTTCCGCTTCCATGATCGGGGTGGTAAAGACAGACGGGTACGGACACGGGGCAGTTCCGGTGGCCAGGGCCATTGATCCTTACGTAAAAGGGTACGCGGTGGCCACCATTGACGAGGCGATTATCCTGCGCCGCCACGGCATCCAGAAGATGATTCTGGTACTGGGCGTGACCCATGAGAGCCGTTTTGAG
Coding sequences within:
- the acpS gene encoding holo-ACP synthase, encoding MILGVGTDLIEIRRMEKACKKDYFVVRTFTDMESRQAKGSASKLAGSFAVKEAVAKALGTGFRTFMPIDVEVLRDDMGKPYVRLYRGALKRFQEMGMERLEVSITNTREYAMAFAVGEGRIKEVQPNEDAGNGKTDEGH
- a CDS encoding redox-sensing transcriptional repressor Rex; translated protein: MERKEISKAVISRLPRYYRYLGELIEEGVERISSNELSARMKVTASQIRQDLNNFGGFGQQGYGYNVKYLYSEIAKILGIDRQHNVIIIGAGNLGQAIANYTNFERRGFVIRGMFDINPKLIGLVIRGIEIRSVDDLETFIRENEIQIAALTIPKTKAPEIADRLVNAGIRAIWNFAHTDLVVPEDVVVENVHLSESLMRLSYRVSSMYDLQEEKKNALK
- a CDS encoding bifunctional ADP-dependent NAD(P)H-hydrate dehydratase/NAD(P)H-hydrate epimerase; the encoded protein is MRMLVTGKQMKAIDAYTIHTIGIPSLVLMERAALKVALAAERLWEKGDVIWAVCGTGNNGADGVAAARMLHLKGYPVRVFLVGNPDKGTEEFRTQLKIAGNVGLFTLPWQEGEKEECGLLIDAVFGVGLSRPVEGDYRQCIEMLASKSIRSTVAVDVPSGIHGDTGTVMGIALWADLTVTFGWEKTGTALYPGREYAGRVEVADIGFPGQALEAVKEAEGTAAGDFAVTYSDDDLKRIPRRPAYSNKGTFGKVLIVAGSKNMCGAAYLSALSAYRTGAGLVKLLTVEENRQILQERLPEAIIATYTPDQLMEGRDEFRKMIEAQMEWADVVVLGPGLGNGPYVEYLVEDILTSAFVPVIIDADGLNAIAGHPYLTSYYTENIIVTPHLGEMARLTGEGIDQIKENLAATALEYAGRYGLTCVLKDAATVTAGRDGNLYINSSGNSAMAKAGSGDVLTGIIAGLIAIGMEEEEAACLGVYLHGRAGDAAASKSGAHSLLASELADAVGSVMTMV